A single genomic interval of Methanocellales archaeon harbors:
- a CDS encoding HEPN domain-containing protein, producing MFDIEAKNCFDRAEKNYKDALRCIDESKYAEAVDKFHDLIENALKTLLNLYEIPYKPTHNIIDLLPKIVEKMQKDDPNFYIYSETVLPPFFAIHKILNGIRNMARYGYCGLSPDRIFNEGLATSIRMMIETNYRLIKGWIVELFYNKENL from the coding sequence ATGTTTGATATTGAAGCAAAAAATTGTTTTGATAGAGCTGAAAAAAATTATAAGGACGCACTAAGATGTATAGACGAATCAAAATATGCCGAAGCAGTAGACAAATTTCATGACTTAATCGAAAATGCTTTGAAAACTCTCCTTAATTTATATGAGATTCCCTATAAACCAACACACAATATTATAGACTTATTACCAAAGATAGTAGAAAAAATGCAAAAAGATGATCCAAATTTTTATATATACTCAGAAACTGTTTTGCCACCATTTTTTGCTATTCATAAAATATTAAATGGAATTAGAAATATGGCACGTTATGGTTACTGTGGTTTATCGCCGGATAGAATATTTAATGAAGGATTAGCAACGTCTATACGTATGATGATTGAAACAAATTATCGTTTAATAAAAGGTTGGATTGTGGAATTATTTTATAACAAAGAAAATCTTTAA
- the truA gene encoding tRNA pseudouridine(38-40) synthase TruA — protein MTSRIALKLAYLGNNYHGFQIQPEVPTIEEKLFKALKTMRILDDPQDSNYSYAGRTDKGVHALEQVVAFNTNAPDRAIPRAITNELPADIWAWSRAEVPKTFDPRRDAISREYRYVLYGKGLDISRMRDTSKLLIGVHDFANFATNAKEDERDTKRRIERVEIRIDGSFMTLDITADGFMWNMVRKIVTGLSMVGDGSKDYDWFKDMLRPDQHEEGIAPAPPFGLVLKRVDYLNITFIDDEYVKRRAGSALQNLFLWHGTMGEVLQDMRDAMGY, from the coding sequence ATGACATCGCGAATAGCACTCAAATTAGCCTATTTAGGAAACAACTATCATGGGTTTCAGATACAGCCAGAGGTGCCTACCATCGAGGAAAAATTATTCAAAGCACTGAAGACGATGAGGATACTGGACGATCCACAGGATTCAAACTATTCTTACGCGGGAAGAACCGACAAGGGAGTTCATGCACTGGAGCAGGTGGTCGCATTCAATACCAATGCACCCGATAGGGCAATTCCCAGAGCGATAACCAATGAGCTGCCAGCTGACATATGGGCATGGAGCAGGGCAGAAGTGCCAAAGACGTTTGATCCCAGAAGAGATGCAATCAGTCGAGAGTACAGGTACGTGCTTTACGGCAAAGGTCTCGATATTTCGAGAATGAGGGATACATCCAAACTATTGATAGGCGTGCATGACTTTGCGAATTTTGCCACGAACGCGAAAGAGGATGAAAGGGATACGAAACGCAGGATAGAGCGAGTTGAGATACGCATCGACGGGTCCTTCATGACACTGGACATCACCGCTGACGGTTTTATGTGGAACATGGTACGCAAGATCGTGACAGGACTTAGCATGGTGGGGGATGGCAGCAAGGATTACGATTGGTTTAAAGACATGCTGAGGCCAGATCAGCATGAGGAAGGCATAGCACCTGCCCCGCCTTTTGGGTTGGTTCTAAAGAGGGTGGACTATCTGAATATAACATTCATCGATGATGAGTACGTAAAAAGGAGAGCTGGGTCGGCACTCCAAAATCTTTTCCTATGGCATGGAACAATGGGGGAAGTTCTCCAAGACATGAGAGATGCGATGGGATATTGA
- a CDS encoding PKD domain-containing protein: MKKWTKIGAIVGGIFGLLIAVVLVAGCVEELPNNETVMPSPTLSPTPSPTPTPTLPPTPPPTLPPTPSPTPTSTSTRTQSSVPSAGLEVILSISNAPALNETAELRCTIITFVYDASNVTAQIKLPEGLILVDGNLNWAGDIIVPEEEKLKHPRPNRSDPEYARLLEEYEYPEGKVELSAVVKSVEIGNWTINAIAWYDVFNTEGIQSARRGGSDYVYVAVRENTAWISETLFTTEGPAPARQLNVTPPLPSVEPPSENIITPEPVKPPSMPLFSQKINLSISNAPALNQTAELTCEMLIESTNTTTEIELPEGFELVSGNLTWKDGGGSVTVKAVKTGNWTVTAAAEHYVVTENGTLCHDWGSVDRVYIAVREDTAWISETPFIEIPPLPPGPVIVEPRVNVTPEFPPFVDFNVTKKVITPVAVTPPPGYKKELNKTVKPPVAPTESTFAYSETKRLKNETINLSAVKTQSNDLIDVRQNATTGARSTIAIFSEDFEGAFPGDNWAVGDSNPDSGTDYWDDTSYRSYGGSWSGYCADIGDTGANHEYDNNMYAFMIRNFSIDASDWSSATLSYYTWYKTENGYDYLRVIVTGDGGSNWDEIGDEFDGDGGRWGYHSISVPAEYLTSQFNIGFLFYSDSSVTYEGAYVDDIELEAEVPGELTITGQWWCWISENTFTGGMRADVEVPLVWGQVWIWDGNNNFLGGELTGTDGRFSITVTNPGATGFYVQTLPSSSACHVIKEDSSEFSSYTTQLWYPLPSDTTCDIGDWIIFDALDYRSAWRIYETIANDAYDRGAWDFLVNEGPGYTPPEVTVRFPADDTYYDVWGSHEIRIKDENHTKALDAVQHEYGHFIMHMVYNLYWPSTNYSGPRHFINFVSEPNFAWIEGWANFFPISVQVEPNFEWGDGNYENLETQTWGSPGWDDGDGVEGRVAGVLYDIFDSVDDGYDTFTDGFLNIWDVVYHQTDDNFAEFYTAWRDRGHDVPNANAAIFQNTIDYNNPPSCTIISPSGGGWYSETITVSASASDDTGGYIDGTISQVEFEYYDWTWHNIGADISSSGGWSIDWDTGTLTNSTVWVIAKARDNLGEESGWDFCDYSFGVDNTDPGGWQDFNPSDWTNDRTPDCMVEVEDDDSGLDVSTAYYKYSTDGGSTWIGWVSTSCTGSDYTTDYETITATSVPFNQDSETKNKIKFKINDMAGNMGYSSVYTVKIEAVVNVPPNASFTYSPTFPTTADTIQFTDTSTDSDGWIGEWFWDFDDGNYSTLQNPTHQYAESGTYTVNLTVADDDGAIDSMLKTMDVEISPSQGLCGDVNNDGVVNVLAATKVKNRAGNPSYPLDNEWAADVNSDGIINVLDATKVKNRAADPNYPW; encoded by the coding sequence ATGAAAAAATGGACAAAAATAGGGGCGATTGTTGGAGGGATTTTTGGGTTGTTGATCGCTGTGGTATTAGTAGCAGGATGCGTTGAGGAGTTACCGAATAATGAAACGGTAATGCCAAGTCCGACATTATCCCCAACGCCGAGTCCAACGCCTACACCGACATTACCCCCAACGCCTCCACCGACATTGCCCCCAACGCCGAGTCCAACGCCTACCTCTACATCGACTAGAACACAATCATCAGTGCCATCTGCGGGACTGGAGGTGATCCTATCTATCTCCAACGCACCTGCGTTGAATGAGACGGCTGAATTAAGATGTACAATAATAACATTTGTTTATGATGCATCTAATGTGACGGCTCAAATCAAATTGCCAGAAGGACTGATTTTAGTGGATGGCAACCTCAATTGGGCTGGAGACATTATTGTGCCAGAAGAGGAGAAACTTAAACATCCACGCCCGAATAGATCTGATCCAGAATATGCTCGTTTGCTTGAAGAATATGAATATCCCGAAGGTAAAGTAGAGCTCAGTGCTGTAGTAAAATCTGTTGAAATTGGAAATTGGACAATTAACGCAATCGCTTGGTATGATGTATTCAATACAGAAGGTATACAATCCGCGCGACGAGGAGGTTCGGATTATGTTTATGTCGCTGTACGGGAAAATACCGCTTGGATAAGTGAAACATTATTCACAACCGAAGGCCCAGCTCCAGCACGTCAATTGAATGTTACTCCACCATTACCATCTGTAGAACCCCCCTCAGAGAACATCATTACGCCTGAACCAGTAAAACCGCCATCTATGCCATTGTTCTCTCAAAAAATAAATTTATCCATCTCCAACGCACCCGCTTTGAATCAGACAGCAGAATTGACGTGTGAGATGCTTATCGAGTCCACAAACACCACGACTGAAATCGAATTACCAGAAGGATTCGAGTTGGTCAGCGGAAATCTCACATGGAAAGATGGAGGAGGCAGCGTTACGGTGAAAGCTGTTAAAACTGGTAATTGGACCGTCACAGCAGCCGCTGAGCATTATGTGGTTACCGAAAATGGCACACTTTGTCATGATTGGGGCAGCGTAGATCGTGTTTACATAGCTGTGCGTGAAGATACTGCTTGGATAAGCGAAACTCCGTTTATAGAGATACCTCCACTGCCACCTGGACCAGTTATTGTAGAGCCTCGGGTGAATGTTACCCCTGAATTTCCACCATTTGTAGACTTCAACGTAACTAAGAAAGTCATTACACCTGTGGCTGTTACTCCACCACCTGGATACAAAAAAGAGCTAAACAAGACAGTCAAACCACCAGTGGCACCTACAGAATCCACATTTGCTTACTCAGAAACAAAAAGACTAAAAAATGAGACAATCAACCTCAGCGCAGTAAAGACACAATCAAACGACCTTATTGACGTTCGACAAAACGCTACCACAGGTGCACGTAGTACAATTGCGATTTTCTCTGAAGATTTCGAGGGGGCGTTCCCGGGTGATAACTGGGCGGTTGGTGATTCAAATCCAGATAGTGGGACAGATTATTGGGACGATACTTCTTATAGGAGTTACGGAGGAAGCTGGAGCGGTTACTGCGCTGACATCGGCGATACTGGAGCTAATCATGAATATGATAACAACATGTACGCTTTTATGATCAGAAATTTTTCCATTGACGCAAGTGATTGGAGTTCAGCCACTCTATCGTATTATACATGGTATAAAACCGAAAATGGTTACGATTATCTTCGTGTAATTGTAACGGGAGATGGAGGCAGTAATTGGGATGAGATAGGCGATGAATTTGATGGTGACGGCGGCAGGTGGGGGTATCATAGTATAAGTGTTCCTGCAGAGTATCTAACTTCTCAATTCAACATAGGATTTCTTTTTTACTCAGACTCCAGTGTTACATACGAAGGTGCTTATGTGGATGACATTGAGTTGGAGGCTGAAGTTCCTGGAGAGCTGACAATAACGGGTCAGTGGTGGTGTTGGATTAGTGAAAACACATTTACAGGAGGTATGAGAGCGGATGTAGAAGTTCCGCTTGTTTGGGGACAAGTCTGGATATGGGATGGTAATAACAATTTCTTGGGTGGTGAGCTTACAGGAACCGATGGAAGATTCAGCATAACAGTAACAAATCCAGGTGCTACCGGTTTCTATGTTCAAACACTTCCAAGTAGTAGTGCTTGTCATGTGATAAAAGAAGATAGCAGTGAGTTTTCAAGTTATACTACGCAGTTGTGGTATCCATTGCCTTCTGACACAACGTGCGACATTGGAGATTGGATAATTTTTGATGCCCTGGACTACAGGAGTGCATGGCGAATTTATGAAACGATTGCGAACGATGCCTACGACCGAGGTGCGTGGGACTTTTTGGTAAACGAAGGTCCTGGATATACACCACCAGAAGTCACAGTTCGTTTTCCCGCAGATGACACGTATTATGATGTATGGGGGTCACACGAGATACGCATTAAGGATGAGAACCACACAAAGGCTCTTGATGCTGTTCAACATGAATATGGGCACTTTATAATGCACATGGTGTATAACCTATATTGGCCCAGTACAAATTACTCTGGCCCACGACACTTCATCAATTTTGTTTCGGAGCCAAATTTTGCATGGATAGAAGGCTGGGCTAATTTCTTTCCCATATCTGTTCAGGTTGAACCTAATTTCGAGTGGGGGGATGGAAATTATGAGAACTTAGAGACACAAACTTGGGGCAGTCCTGGTTGGGATGATGGCGATGGCGTTGAGGGCAGAGTAGCTGGAGTTCTTTATGATATATTCGATTCTGTAGATGATGGCTATGACACATTTACAGATGGATTTCTTAACATCTGGGATGTCGTATATCATCAGACCGATGATAATTTTGCCGAGTTTTATACCGCATGGAGAGATCGAGGCCATGATGTTCCAAATGCCAATGCTGCGATATTTCAGAACACAATAGATTATAATAATCCGCCTTCGTGCACAATAATTTCACCTAGCGGCGGAGGGTGGTATTCGGAAACAATAACGGTGTCTGCTTCAGCATCAGACGACACAGGCGGATATATAGATGGGACCATCTCTCAGGTAGAATTCGAGTATTATGATTGGACGTGGCATAATATTGGAGCAGATATCTCTTCTTCTGGCGGCTGGAGCATTGATTGGGATACTGGCACCCTAACAAACTCTACGGTTTGGGTCATAGCAAAAGCACGGGACAATTTGGGAGAAGAGTCTGGATGGGACTTCTGTGATTACTCTTTTGGTGTTGATAACACGGACCCAGGTGGTTGGCAAGACTTCAATCCTTCCGATTGGACGAATGACCGAACGCCGGACTGTATGGTAGAAGTAGAGGACGATGACTCAGGACTGGATGTATCAACAGCGTATTACAAATACTCAACCGATGGAGGTTCTACGTGGATCGGATGGGTTTCTACAAGCTGCACAGGAAGTGATTATACCACGGATTACGAAACAATAACCGCAACTTCTGTGCCATTCAATCAGGACTCTGAAACAAAAAACAAGATAAAGTTCAAAATAAACGATATGGCTGGTAATATGGGTTACAGTTCTGTGTACACGGTCAAGATAGAAGCGGTTGTTAATGTACCACCAAATGCATCCTTCACATACTCCCCCACTTTTCCAACTACTGCTGACACAATCCAGTTCACTGACACATCAACAGATTCTGATGGCTGGATAGGAGAATGGTTCTGGGACTTCGATGATGGTAATTATTCTACGCTGCAAAACCCAACGCATCAATATGCCGAGAGTGGTACCTACACGGTAAACCTGACGGTAGCGGATGACGATGGTGCAATAGATAGTATGTTGAAAACTATGGATGTTGAAATCTCACCATCTCAGGGCCTCTGTGGCGACGTGAACAACGATGGCGTGGTGAACGTGCTCGCTGCAACCAAGGTGAAGAACCGTGCCGGGAACCCCTCCTATCCCCTGGATAACGAATGGGCCGCAGATGTCAACAGCGACGGCATCATAAACGTGCTCGATGCGACGAAGGTGAAGAACCGTGCCGCAGATCCGAACTATCCCTGGTAA
- the trxB gene encoding thioredoxin-disulfide reductase: MFTLPATAPKAAIGEFAGGIFSPTENSLIRIRLIGVAMENDVVVIGAGPAGLTAGIYAARSGLRTFILEKATAGGLASEAWLIENYPGFDSIEGMKLMDQIKNHASKYVSILYEEVKNIEVDKKMTLYTDQNAYTADAVILATGSLHKKLGILGEAEFLGRGVSYCAACDGFFFRGKKVLVVGGGNTAASEAIYLQNLGCDVTLVHRRDQLRAENSLQKRLLRSGVNVIWNSVAEEIRGKELVKSALIRDLREDALHELDVDGVFILVGESPNNALAKAVGLKLDGQGYIITDKKQRTNLPRVYAAGDVTGGVRQIVVACAEGAIAALSAYEDLSM; the protein is encoded by the coding sequence ATGTTTACCTTGCCCGCAACTGCACCAAAGGCTGCAATTGGAGAGTTTGCGGGGGGCATATTCTCGCCGACAGAAAACTCATTAATAAGGATACGTCTTATTGGTGTTGCTATGGAAAATGATGTGGTCGTCATTGGGGCAGGTCCTGCAGGTCTTACCGCTGGAATTTATGCAGCTAGAAGTGGGCTGAGGACGTTTATACTTGAGAAGGCAACAGCTGGCGGACTAGCAAGTGAAGCCTGGTTAATAGAGAACTATCCTGGATTTGATTCCATAGAAGGCATGAAGCTCATGGATCAGATAAAAAACCACGCCTCGAAATATGTTAGTATCCTGTATGAAGAAGTCAAGAACATTGAGGTAGACAAAAAAATGACTCTTTACACGGATCAGAACGCATATACGGCAGATGCAGTGATACTGGCTACCGGTTCCTTGCATAAAAAACTCGGCATACTAGGCGAGGCAGAATTTCTTGGTAGAGGGGTATCCTATTGTGCTGCATGTGATGGTTTTTTCTTTAGGGGGAAAAAAGTCCTCGTGGTAGGTGGTGGCAATACGGCAGCAAGTGAGGCCATCTACCTCCAGAACCTTGGCTGTGATGTGACTTTGGTGCACCGCCGAGACCAACTCAGGGCTGAGAACTCCCTGCAAAAAAGACTTCTTCGATCTGGTGTGAACGTCATCTGGAACTCAGTAGCAGAGGAAATAAGAGGGAAAGAGCTTGTTAAAAGTGCCCTAATTCGTGATTTGCGAGAAGACGCATTGCACGAGTTGGATGTTGACGGCGTGTTCATACTGGTCGGGGAGTCTCCCAATAATGCATTGGCAAAGGCAGTGGGTTTAAAACTTGATGGGCAGGGCTATATCATCACCGATAAAAAGCAGAGAACGAATCTGCCCAGAGTATACGCTGCGGGTGACGTGACCGGTGGTGTAAGGCAAATCGTTGTAGCCTGTGCTGAGGGAGCGATTGCGGCGTTATCTGCATATGAAGATTTGAGTATGTAA
- a CDS encoding DUF262 domain-containing protein: MDVGPLSSLTIGFFNEQRQRGNIKLSPKYQRRLVWPFPHKVYLIDTILKNLPMPKFFVEIIVDAKTGKTIYNVVDGQQRLNAIFEFIDGKTEEGKPFELSKKYYPFPEQFDDELEGVTFKTLPKPLQETFWSYTLACEQLRNANPSEIKEMFVRLNKNNVKLNNQELRNALYEGDFKKLAYNIANEFGDFFLENKILPLSSIRRMIDAEYVSELLCCMMYGIQDKKKKLDKYYADNEEMDELEIMELNKTVRKIIDDIISKIFSENDLKTTRFRNKADFYSLFFVIFEFLKEGYRFDIDLNEVKKILIEVHKEARLESTNPSMVKYYEVTVNSPDSESSRKFRSKILKELIKPLLIKTDERRLFTETQKQFIWHISKDKTCAICNKKVDKYEDYEPDHKIPWSKGGLTTIENGQITHRYCNKSKKDTF; the protein is encoded by the coding sequence ATGGATGTAGGTCCCTTAAGTTCACTAACAATAGGTTTCTTTAATGAACAAAGACAGAGAGGCAATATCAAACTTTCACCCAAGTATCAAAGAAGACTTGTATGGCCTTTCCCACATAAGGTGTACCTAATAGATACCATCTTAAAGAATCTACCAATGCCAAAATTTTTTGTTGAAATCATCGTAGATGCTAAAACAGGGAAGACTATTTATAATGTAGTTGACGGTCAGCAGAGACTTAATGCTATCTTTGAATTTATTGATGGAAAAACTGAAGAAGGGAAACCATTTGAATTATCTAAAAAATACTACCCCTTTCCAGAACAGTTTGATGATGAACTAGAAGGCGTTACTTTCAAAACTTTACCAAAACCTCTTCAAGAAACATTTTGGTCATATACCCTAGCCTGTGAACAATTAAGGAATGCTAACCCTTCTGAAATCAAGGAAATGTTTGTAAGATTAAATAAAAATAATGTTAAACTGAATAACCAAGAATTAAGAAATGCACTATATGAAGGTGATTTCAAAAAATTAGCATATAATATTGCTAATGAATTTGGAGATTTCTTCTTAGAGAACAAAATACTCCCTCTTTCTTCAATCAGAAGAATGATTGATGCTGAATATGTTTCTGAGTTACTCTGTTGTATGATGTATGGTATTCAAGATAAAAAGAAAAAATTAGATAAATATTATGCAGATAATGAGGAAATGGATGAACTAGAGATAATGGAATTAAACAAAACGGTAAGAAAAATTATTGACGATATTATATCTAAAATATTTTCTGAAAATGATTTGAAAACAACAAGGTTTCGTAATAAAGCTGATTTTTATTCCTTATTTTTTGTGATTTTTGAATTTTTAAAAGAAGGTTACAGATTTGACATAGACTTAAATGAGGTAAAAAAAATCCTAATAGAAGTTCATAAAGAAGCAAGACTAGAATCTACAAACCCGTCAATGGTAAAATATTATGAAGTAACTGTGAATTCTCCAGATTCAGAGTCTAGTCGTAAATTTAGATCTAAGATTCTTAAAGAATTAATCAAACCATTGCTTATAAAGACTGATGAAAGAAGATTATTTACAGAAACACAAAAACAATTTATATGGCATATATCCAAAGACAAAACCTGTGCTATTTGTAATAAAAAAGTAGATAAATACGAAGACTATGAACCTGATCATAAAATACCATGGTCAAAAGGAGGTTTAACAACCATTGAAAATGGCCAAATTACCCATAGATATTGTAATAAAAGTAAAAAAGATACATTTTAA
- a CDS encoding tryptophan-rich sensory protein — protein MKINNIPSLVYSILICQLAGIIGSFFTFPSIPTWYAALEKPSFSPPNWLFSPVWIALFLLMGVSLYLVWISGAKTRYVKMALTLFGIQLALNVLWSIIFFGLKSPFYAFIEMAILWVAILLTIFQFFKISKTAAYLLIPYILWVSFAAVLNFSIWIINL, from the coding sequence ATGAAAATTAATAATATACCCTCACTCGTATATTCTATCCTAATTTGCCAACTAGCAGGAATTATCGGCTCATTTTTTACTTTTCCCTCTATTCCAACATGGTATGCTGCCTTAGAAAAACCAAGTTTTAGCCCTCCCAACTGGCTATTCTCTCCTGTTTGGATTGCGCTTTTTCTCTTGATGGGAGTCTCCTTGTACTTGGTATGGATTAGTGGAGCTAAAACAAGATATGTAAAAATGGCACTAACCCTATTTGGAATTCAGCTTGCGCTCAACGTCCTATGGTCCATTATCTTTTTTGGATTAAAATCTCCATTCTATGCCTTTATAGAGATGGCAATCTTGTGGGTTGCCATATTGTTAACCATTTTTCAGTTTTTTAAAATATCAAAAACAGCGGCTTATCTGTTAATACCCTACATTCTCTGGGTTAGCTTTGCAGCAGTGCTTAATTTTTCAATATGGATTATCAATTTATGA
- a CDS encoding serine--tRNA ligase produces the protein MTVDEMKFHLIGYFKLSDDGTKAEDDMADLMVKANEGILTKGAPSGKGARVINWNIDKNGITVEIQSDRYVRVHDALLRLRKALTALLGKHHIGIRGIEIERFTIQMPSEEPLKKNIPFVKDMRYEKGEILLTLDVDEQQIKNRVPDRIVSLIEEKVESRKYGKKEHWELLWQSEERIHKFKEDPTKELTKRKWVKHGAGRGQWIFGPQMTRVFRAFGEIIDEEIIRPLGYHEMIFPKMVTWDVWKRSGHAKGIYPEIYYVCPPKTRDPEYWEEVIDYYKVTQEVPLDIIKEKIDKPIGGMCYAQCPPFWVFLQGETLPDDIFPICIYDRSGPSHRYESGGIHGIERVDEFHRIELIWIGKQEQVVEHSKKLQERYQHLFDEILDIQYRKAWVTPWFMAQEGLTGLAETREVGTIDYEAYMPYKNDWLEFQNLSVNGSKYPDGFNVKLQSGEELWSGCSGIGLERWGAAFLAQKGLDVESWPTQVRKKVGELPEVFKFL, from the coding sequence ATGACAGTGGATGAGATGAAATTTCATCTGATTGGATATTTCAAGTTGAGTGATGACGGCACGAAGGCAGAAGACGATATGGCCGATCTGATGGTCAAAGCAAACGAGGGCATTCTAACAAAGGGCGCGCCTTCTGGAAAAGGTGCAAGAGTCATCAACTGGAATATCGATAAGAATGGCATAACGGTCGAAATCCAATCGGATCGATACGTGAGGGTGCATGACGCACTGCTTCGCCTTAGGAAGGCTTTGACGGCATTATTGGGAAAGCATCACATTGGGATCAGAGGCATTGAGATAGAAAGGTTTACCATACAAATGCCATCTGAAGAGCCTCTCAAAAAGAATATTCCATTTGTAAAAGACATGCGCTATGAAAAAGGTGAGATTCTACTTACTTTGGATGTTGATGAGCAACAAATAAAGAACAGGGTCCCAGACAGGATTGTCAGTCTGATCGAGGAGAAGGTTGAATCACGGAAATATGGTAAGAAAGAGCACTGGGAACTGCTATGGCAAAGCGAGGAGAGAATCCATAAATTCAAGGAAGATCCGACCAAAGAGCTGACGAAACGCAAGTGGGTCAAACATGGCGCAGGTAGGGGTCAATGGATATTTGGACCCCAGATGACAAGAGTTTTCAGGGCTTTTGGAGAGATCATAGATGAGGAGATTATTCGACCCTTGGGCTACCATGAAATGATTTTTCCAAAGATGGTAACATGGGATGTCTGGAAGAGGTCTGGTCATGCGAAGGGCATCTACCCGGAGATATATTATGTTTGCCCCCCGAAAACAAGAGATCCGGAATATTGGGAGGAGGTTATCGATTACTACAAGGTCACGCAAGAAGTGCCCTTAGACATCATCAAAGAGAAGATAGATAAGCCAATAGGGGGAATGTGTTATGCACAATGTCCCCCATTCTGGGTGTTTTTACAGGGAGAAACCTTACCTGATGACATTTTTCCCATATGTATCTATGACCGATCTGGGCCGTCCCATAGATATGAGAGCGGCGGCATTCATGGTATTGAGAGAGTTGATGAATTCCATCGTATAGAGCTCATATGGATCGGGAAACAGGAACAAGTGGTTGAGCACTCTAAGAAATTACAGGAGCGATACCAACATTTGTTCGATGAGATACTGGATATACAATACAGAAAGGCGTGGGTTACACCATGGTTCATGGCACAAGAGGGGTTAACGGGCCTAGCAGAGACCAGAGAAGTGGGCACGATCGACTACGAGGCATACATGCCCTACAAGAACGATTGGTTAGAATTCCAGAACCTGAGCGTTAATGGGAGCAAGTATCCAGACGGGTTCAACGTAAAACTACAAAGCGGAGAAGAACTCTGGTCAGGCTGCTCTGGAATAGGACTGGAAAGATGGGGCGCAGCTTTTCTCGCTCAGAAAGGGCTGGACGTTGAGAGTTGGCCCACCCAAGTTAGAAAAAAGGTGGGCGAATTGCCGGAAGTTTTTAAGTTTTTATAG
- a CDS encoding argininosuccinate synthase has product MPKKVVLSYSGGLDTSICIPLLKERYGYDQVITVIVDVGQPRSEIKEAEEKATKLSDKHYTLDAKEEFVQDYIFPLIKANGDYEGYVLGTALTRPLIAKKVVDIAHKEGADALAHGCTGKGNDQLRFDVVFRATDLELVAPLRDLDQTREWEIEYAREHNIPIPATKAKPWSIDDNIWSRSIEGGMLDDPSYAQPEDIFQWTTSPEKAPDKADVIEIGFERGIPISLNGKELEGIALIQKLNEVGGRHGVGRSDIMEDRVLGLKMRESYEHPAATILLKAHRDLEQLVLTRSELKFKAIVDAVWGEQAYKGLVDDPLMADLNAFIEKTQERVTGFVKVRLFKGNASVIARRSPNALIFEGPLDRKSAEGYSKFYGFQARTFKKIMKRL; this is encoded by the coding sequence ATGCCCAAAAAAGTTGTTTTATCTTACTCCGGGGGATTGGATACCTCGATATGCATCCCATTGTTGAAAGAGCGCTATGGATACGACCAGGTAATCACGGTCATCGTAGATGTGGGACAACCACGTTCTGAAATCAAGGAAGCCGAGGAAAAGGCCACGAAACTGAGTGACAAGCACTACACCTTGGATGCGAAGGAGGAATTCGTTCAAGACTACATATTCCCCTTGATCAAAGCCAACGGTGATTATGAGGGATATGTGCTTGGAACTGCCCTGACTCGTCCCTTGATTGCAAAAAAAGTCGTGGATATCGCACACAAGGAGGGGGCAGATGCATTAGCTCATGGCTGCACAGGCAAAGGCAACGATCAGCTTCGCTTTGATGTGGTTTTTAGAGCCACAGACCTGGAATTGGTTGCTCCACTGAGGGACCTGGATCAAACACGAGAGTGGGAGATCGAGTATGCCAGAGAGCATAACATACCTATTCCTGCTACCAAGGCAAAGCCTTGGAGTATTGACGACAACATTTGGAGCAGGAGCATTGAGGGAGGGATGCTTGACGACCCATCTTATGCACAACCGGAGGATATCTTTCAATGGACTACGTCTCCGGAAAAGGCGCCCGATAAAGCAGATGTAATTGAAATCGGATTTGAAAGGGGCATACCGATCTCTCTCAATGGTAAAGAATTGGAGGGCATTGCTCTGATACAAAAACTCAATGAGGTCGGTGGCAGGCATGGTGTCGGTAGGTCGGATATAATGGAGGACCGGGTTTTGGGTCTGAAGATGAGGGAGAGCTATGAGCATCCTGCTGCCACCATTTTGCTTAAAGCACATAGAGACCTAGAGCAGCTTGTTTTGACCCGCTCTGAGTTAAAATTCAAGGCGATTGTGGATGCTGTGTGGGGGGAACAAGCCTATAAGGGATTAGTGGATGATCCTTTGATGGCAGACCTAAATGCGTTTATAGAGAAAACTCAGGAAAGGGTAACGGGCTTTGTCAAGGTGCGTTTATTCAAGGGAAATGCAAGTGTAATCGCACGCAGGTCTCCCAACGCATTAATTTTTGAGGGCCCATTAGATCGGAAAAGTGCAGAGGGCTATTCAAAATTTTACGGCTTCCAAGCCAGGACTTTCAAGAAGATCATGAAACGACTTTGA